In a genomic window of Sus scrofa isolate TJ Tabasco breed Duroc chromosome 4, Sscrofa11.1, whole genome shotgun sequence:
- the ADAM15 gene encoding disintegrin and metalloproteinase domain-containing protein 15 isoform X2 translates to MQESFKQRRAWLCWEPGGTEEEQMRPEEALNGPLEPQILQDNLTLSLAEVLPTGLPEALRIKLELDGESHILELLQTRELVSGRPTLVWYQPDGTRVVSEGHTLENCCYQGRVQGHTDSWVSVCTCSGLRGLVILSPERSYALEQRPGGLQGPPVISRIQDLLLPGHTCALSWPAPVPIQAPPEHPTGQHHIRRWRRDVVTETKVVELVIVADHSEVRRYRDFQHLLNRTLEVALLLDTFFRPLNVRVALVGLEAWTQHDLIEISQDPGLTLDSFLHWRQTDLLPRLPHDSAQLVTATSFSGPMVGMAIQNSICSPDFSGGVNMDHSTSILGVASSIAHELGHSLGLGHDSPGNSCPCPGPAPAKSCIMEASTDFLPGLNFSNCSRQALEKALLGGMGSCLFERLSGLPSMASVCGNMLVEPGEQCDCGFPDDCTDPCCDYFTCQLRPGAQCASDGLCCQNCQLRPAGWQCRPPRGDCDLPEFCPGDSSQCPPDISLGDGEPCAGGEAVCVHGHCASYAQQCQALWGPGAQPAPPPCVLTANTRGNAFGNCGRSPGGSYVSCAAKDAMCGQLQCQVGRAQPLLGSARDLHWEVLEANGTQLKLNCSRVHLDLGNDVAQPLLSLPGTACGPGLVCLDHRCQPVEILGAQECRSKCHGHGVCNSNRQCHCEEGWAPPDCITHIRATSSLTTGLPLSLLLLLVLVLLGASYWHRARLRQRLCQLKGPSCQYRAAQSGPPERPGPPQRAPLMPGAKKGWLRAPALSPLDLMTGLCAEASALGFPAPPSRPLPPDPVPKRLQAALADRPNPPTRPLPADPVLRRPKPQGPTKPPPPRKPLPADPQGWRPSGDLPGPEAGIPPPVVPSRPAPPPPAMSSLYL, encoded by the exons ATGCAGGAGTCCTTCAAGCAGAGAAGGGCCTGGCTATGCTGGGAGCCAG GTGGCACTGAGGAGGAGCAGATGAGGCCAGAGGAGGCCCTGAATGGGCCTTTGGAGCCCCAGATCCTTCAGGACAACCTCACCCTCAGCCTAGCAGAGGTGCTTCCG ACCGGTCTGCCTGAGGCTTTGCGGATCAAGTTGGAATTGGATGGTGAGAGTCATATCCTGGAGCTGCTACAGACTAG GGAACTTGTCTCAGGCCGCCCGACCCTGGTGTGGTACCAGCCTGATGGCACCCGGGTGGTCAGTGAGGGACACACTCTG GAGAATTGCTGCTACCAGGGAAGAGTGCAAGGCCACACCGATTCCTGGGTCTCTGTCTGCACCTGCTCCGGGCTCAG GGGCTTGGTGATTCTGTCCCCAGAGAGAAGCTACGCCCTGGAGCAGAGGCCCGGGGGTCTTCAGGGTCCTCCTGTGATCTCCCGGATCCAAGACCTCCTCCTGCCAGGCCACACTTGTGCCCTGAGCTGGCCTGCCCCTGTGCCCATTCAGGCACCACCAGAGCACCCCACGGGACAGCATCACATTCGCAGG TGGAGGCGGGACGTGGTGACAGAGACCAAAGTTGTTGAGCTGGTGATCGTGGCTGATCACTCTGAG GTCCGGAGGTACCGGGACTTCCAGCACCTGCTGAACCGTACCTTGGAAGTGGCCCTCCTCTTGGACACA TTCTTCCGGCCTCTGAATGTCCGGGTGGCCCTAGTGGGCCTGGAGGCCTGGACCCAGCACGACCTGATAGAGATAAGTCAGGACCCAGGTCTCACACTAGACAGCTTCCTCCACTGGCGCCAGACAGACTTGCTGCCTCGGTTGCCCCACGACAGTGCCCAGCTGGTGAC CGCTACGTCATTCTCTGGGCCCATGGTGGGCATGGCCATTCAGAACTCCATCTGTTCTCCTGACTTCTCAGGAGGCGTGAACATG GACCACTCCACAAGCATCCTGGGAGTCGCTTCCTCCATAGCTCACGAGTTGGGCCacagcctgggcctgggccatGACTCACCTGGGAACAGCTGCCCCTGTCCAGGTCCAGCCCCAGCCAAGAGCTGCATCATGGAGGCTTCCACAGA CTTCCTGCCAGGCCTGAACTTCAGCAACTGCAGTCGACAGGCCCTGGAGAAAGCCCTCCTGGGCGGGATGGGCAGCTGCCTCTTTGAACGGCTGTCCGGTCTGCCCTCTATGGCCAGTGTCTGCGGAAATATGTTGGTGGAGCCCGGAGAGCAGTGTGACTGCGGCTTCCCTGAT GACTGCACTGATCCCTGCTGCGATTACTTCACCTGCCAGCTGAGGCCAGGGGCACAGTGCGCGTCTGACGGACTCTGTTGTCAAAATTGCCAG CTGCGCCCAGCTGGCTGGCAGTGCCGCCCTCCCAGAGGTGACTGTGACTTGCCTGAGTTCTGCCCAGGAGACAGCTCCCAGTGCCCCCCTGACATCAGCCTGGGGGACGGCGAGCCATGCGCTGGTGGAGAGGCTGTGTGCGTGCACGGGCATTGCGCCTCGTATGCCCAGCAGTGCCAGGCTCTctgggggcctggggcccagCCTGCCCCGCCGCCTTGCGTCCTTACTGCCAATACACGTGGGAACGCCTTCGGGAACTGTGGGCGAAGTCCTGGTGGCAGCTACGTGTCCTGTGCCGCTAA AGATGCCATGTGTGGGCAGCTTCAGTGCCAGGTGGGGAGGGCCCAGCCTCTGCTGGGCTCAGCCCGGGATCTGCACTGGGAGGTACTGGAAGCCAATGGGACCCAGCTCAAGTTGAACTGCAGCCGGGTACACCTGGACCTGGGCAACGACGTGGCTCAGCCCCTCCTGAGTTTGCCTGGTACAGCCTGTGGCCCTGGCCTG GTGTGCCTCGACCACCGATGCCAGCCCGTGGAAATCCTAGGAGCCCAGGAATGTCGAAGcaaatgccatgggcatggg GTCTGCAACAGCAACAGACAGTGCCACTGTGAGGAGGGCTGGGCACCCCCGGACTGCATCACCCACATCAGAG CCACCAGCTCCCTGACCACAGGACTGCCCCTCAGCCTCCTGTTGTTGCTAGTCCTGGTACTGCTTGGTGCCAGCTACTGGCACCGTGCCCGCCTGCGCCAGCGACTCTGCCAGCTCAAGGGACCCAGCTGCCAATACAG GGCAGCCCAGTCGGGTCCCCCGGAACGCCCAGGACCCCCACAGAGGGCCCCTCTGATGCCAGGTGCCAAG AAGGGCTGGTTGAGGGCCCCTGCTCTGAGCCCTCTGGATCTGATGACAGGACTGTGTGCGGAG GCTAGTGCTCTTGGCTTcccggcccctccctccaggccgCTGCCTCCTGACCCCGTACCCAAGAGACTCCAG GCTGCGCTGGCTGACCGACCCAATCCCCCCACCCGCCCTCTGCCCGCTGACCCGGTGTTGAGGCGCCCGAAG cctcagggGCCTACCAAGCCCCCACCCCCGAGAAAGCCACTGCCTGCTGACCCCCAGGGCTGGCGCCCTTCAGGTGACCTGCCCGGCCCTGAAGCTGGAATCCCGCCCCCGGTGGTACCCTCCAG GCCTGCGCCGCCACCCCCAGCAATGTCCTCCCTCTACCTCTGA
- the ADAM15 gene encoding disintegrin and metalloproteinase domain-containing protein 15 isoform X11 — MRLALLWALGLLGAGSPLPSRPLPDIGGTEEEQMRPEEALNGPLEPQILQDNLTLSLAEVLPTGLPEALRIKLELDGESHILELLQTRELVSGRPTLVWYQPDGTRVVSEGHTLENCCYQGRVQGHTDSWVSVCTCSGLRGLVILSPERSYALEQRPGGLQGPPVISRIQDLLLPGHTCALSWPAPVPIQAPPEHPTGQHHIRRWRRDVVTETKVVELVIVADHSEVRRYRDFQHLLNRTLEVALLLDTFFRPLNVRVALVGLEAWTQHDLIEISQDPGLTLDSFLHWRQTDLLPRLPHDSAQLVTATSFSGPMVGMAIQNSICSPDFSGGVNMDHSTSILGVASSIAHELGHSLGLGHDSPGNSCPCPGPAPAKSCIMEASTDFLPGLNFSNCSRQALEKALLGGMGSCLFERLSGLPSMASVCGNMLVEPGEQCDCGFPDDCTDPCCDYFTCQLRPGAQCASDGLCCQNCQLRPAGWQCRPPRGDCDLPEFCPGDSSQCPPDISLGDGEPCAGGEAVCVHGHCASYAQQCQALWGPGAQPAPPPCVLTANTRGNAFGNCGRSPGGSYVSCAAKDAMCGQLQCQVGRAQPLLGSARDLHWEVLEANGTQLKLNCSRVHLDLGNDVAQPLLSLPGTACGPGLVCLDHRCQPVEILGAQECRSKCHGHGVCNSNRQCHCEEGWAPPDCITHIRATSSLTTGLPLSLLLLLVLVLLGASYWHRARLRQRLCQLKGPSCQYRAAQSGPPERPGPPQRAPLMPGAKAEKQSPAWTGEGQSPRRGSVELSELAKPVALKEGLVEGPCSEPSGSDDRTVCGG, encoded by the exons GTGGCACTGAGGAGGAGCAGATGAGGCCAGAGGAGGCCCTGAATGGGCCTTTGGAGCCCCAGATCCTTCAGGACAACCTCACCCTCAGCCTAGCAGAGGTGCTTCCG ACCGGTCTGCCTGAGGCTTTGCGGATCAAGTTGGAATTGGATGGTGAGAGTCATATCCTGGAGCTGCTACAGACTAG GGAACTTGTCTCAGGCCGCCCGACCCTGGTGTGGTACCAGCCTGATGGCACCCGGGTGGTCAGTGAGGGACACACTCTG GAGAATTGCTGCTACCAGGGAAGAGTGCAAGGCCACACCGATTCCTGGGTCTCTGTCTGCACCTGCTCCGGGCTCAG GGGCTTGGTGATTCTGTCCCCAGAGAGAAGCTACGCCCTGGAGCAGAGGCCCGGGGGTCTTCAGGGTCCTCCTGTGATCTCCCGGATCCAAGACCTCCTCCTGCCAGGCCACACTTGTGCCCTGAGCTGGCCTGCCCCTGTGCCCATTCAGGCACCACCAGAGCACCCCACGGGACAGCATCACATTCGCAGG TGGAGGCGGGACGTGGTGACAGAGACCAAAGTTGTTGAGCTGGTGATCGTGGCTGATCACTCTGAG GTCCGGAGGTACCGGGACTTCCAGCACCTGCTGAACCGTACCTTGGAAGTGGCCCTCCTCTTGGACACA TTCTTCCGGCCTCTGAATGTCCGGGTGGCCCTAGTGGGCCTGGAGGCCTGGACCCAGCACGACCTGATAGAGATAAGTCAGGACCCAGGTCTCACACTAGACAGCTTCCTCCACTGGCGCCAGACAGACTTGCTGCCTCGGTTGCCCCACGACAGTGCCCAGCTGGTGAC CGCTACGTCATTCTCTGGGCCCATGGTGGGCATGGCCATTCAGAACTCCATCTGTTCTCCTGACTTCTCAGGAGGCGTGAACATG GACCACTCCACAAGCATCCTGGGAGTCGCTTCCTCCATAGCTCACGAGTTGGGCCacagcctgggcctgggccatGACTCACCTGGGAACAGCTGCCCCTGTCCAGGTCCAGCCCCAGCCAAGAGCTGCATCATGGAGGCTTCCACAGA CTTCCTGCCAGGCCTGAACTTCAGCAACTGCAGTCGACAGGCCCTGGAGAAAGCCCTCCTGGGCGGGATGGGCAGCTGCCTCTTTGAACGGCTGTCCGGTCTGCCCTCTATGGCCAGTGTCTGCGGAAATATGTTGGTGGAGCCCGGAGAGCAGTGTGACTGCGGCTTCCCTGAT GACTGCACTGATCCCTGCTGCGATTACTTCACCTGCCAGCTGAGGCCAGGGGCACAGTGCGCGTCTGACGGACTCTGTTGTCAAAATTGCCAG CTGCGCCCAGCTGGCTGGCAGTGCCGCCCTCCCAGAGGTGACTGTGACTTGCCTGAGTTCTGCCCAGGAGACAGCTCCCAGTGCCCCCCTGACATCAGCCTGGGGGACGGCGAGCCATGCGCTGGTGGAGAGGCTGTGTGCGTGCACGGGCATTGCGCCTCGTATGCCCAGCAGTGCCAGGCTCTctgggggcctggggcccagCCTGCCCCGCCGCCTTGCGTCCTTACTGCCAATACACGTGGGAACGCCTTCGGGAACTGTGGGCGAAGTCCTGGTGGCAGCTACGTGTCCTGTGCCGCTAA AGATGCCATGTGTGGGCAGCTTCAGTGCCAGGTGGGGAGGGCCCAGCCTCTGCTGGGCTCAGCCCGGGATCTGCACTGGGAGGTACTGGAAGCCAATGGGACCCAGCTCAAGTTGAACTGCAGCCGGGTACACCTGGACCTGGGCAACGACGTGGCTCAGCCCCTCCTGAGTTTGCCTGGTACAGCCTGTGGCCCTGGCCTG GTGTGCCTCGACCACCGATGCCAGCCCGTGGAAATCCTAGGAGCCCAGGAATGTCGAAGcaaatgccatgggcatggg GTCTGCAACAGCAACAGACAGTGCCACTGTGAGGAGGGCTGGGCACCCCCGGACTGCATCACCCACATCAGAG CCACCAGCTCCCTGACCACAGGACTGCCCCTCAGCCTCCTGTTGTTGCTAGTCCTGGTACTGCTTGGTGCCAGCTACTGGCACCGTGCCCGCCTGCGCCAGCGACTCTGCCAGCTCAAGGGACCCAGCTGCCAATACAG GGCAGCCCAGTCGGGTCCCCCGGAACGCCCAGGACCCCCACAGAGGGCCCCTCTGATGCCAGGTGCCAAG GCTGAGAAGCAGAGTCCAGCCTGGACTGGGGAGGGGCAGTCACCTAGAAGAGGGAGTGTTGAGCTCTCTGAGCTGGCCAAGCCGGTGGCTTTGAAAG AAGGGCTGGTTGAGGGCCCCTGCTCTGAGCCCTCTGGATCTGATGACAGGACTGTGTGCGGAG GCTAG
- the ADAM15 gene encoding disintegrin and metalloproteinase domain-containing protein 15 isoform X12 encodes MRLALLWALGLLGAGSPLPSRPLPDIGGTEEEQMRPEEALNGPLEPQILQDNLTLSLAEVLPTGLPEALRIKLELDGESHILELLQTRELVSGRPTLVWYQPDGTRVVSEGHTLENCCYQGRVQGHTDSWVSVCTCSGLRGLVILSPERSYALEQRPGGLQGPPVISRIQDLLLPGHTCALSWPAPVPIQAPPEHPTGQHHIRRWRRDVVTETKVVELVIVADHSEVRRYRDFQHLLNRTLEVALLLDTFFRPLNVRVALVGLEAWTQHDLIEISQDPGLTLDSFLHWRQTDLLPRLPHDSAQLVTATSFSGPMVGMAIQNSICSPDFSGGVNMDHSTSILGVASSIAHELGHSLGLGHDSPGNSCPCPGPAPAKSCIMEASTDFLPGLNFSNCSRQALEKALLGGMGSCLFERLSGLPSMASVCGNMLVEPGEQCDCGFPDDCTDPCCDYFTCQLRPGAQCASDGLCCQNCQLRPAGWQCRPPRGDCDLPEFCPGDSSQCPPDISLGDGEPCAGGEAVCVHGHCASYAQQCQALWGPGAQPAPPPCVLTANTRGNAFGNCGRSPGGSYVSCAAKDAMCGQLQCQVGRAQPLLGSARDLHWEVLEANGTQLKLNCSRVHLDLGNDVAQPLLSLPGTACGPGLVCLDHRCQPVEILGAQECRSKCHGHGVCNSNRQCHCEEGWAPPDCITHIRATSSLTTGLPLSLLLLLVLVLLGASYWHRARLRQRLCQLKGPSCQYRAAQSGPPERPGPPQRAPLMPGAKAEKQSPAWTGEGQSPRRGSVELSELAKPVALKG; translated from the exons GTGGCACTGAGGAGGAGCAGATGAGGCCAGAGGAGGCCCTGAATGGGCCTTTGGAGCCCCAGATCCTTCAGGACAACCTCACCCTCAGCCTAGCAGAGGTGCTTCCG ACCGGTCTGCCTGAGGCTTTGCGGATCAAGTTGGAATTGGATGGTGAGAGTCATATCCTGGAGCTGCTACAGACTAG GGAACTTGTCTCAGGCCGCCCGACCCTGGTGTGGTACCAGCCTGATGGCACCCGGGTGGTCAGTGAGGGACACACTCTG GAGAATTGCTGCTACCAGGGAAGAGTGCAAGGCCACACCGATTCCTGGGTCTCTGTCTGCACCTGCTCCGGGCTCAG GGGCTTGGTGATTCTGTCCCCAGAGAGAAGCTACGCCCTGGAGCAGAGGCCCGGGGGTCTTCAGGGTCCTCCTGTGATCTCCCGGATCCAAGACCTCCTCCTGCCAGGCCACACTTGTGCCCTGAGCTGGCCTGCCCCTGTGCCCATTCAGGCACCACCAGAGCACCCCACGGGACAGCATCACATTCGCAGG TGGAGGCGGGACGTGGTGACAGAGACCAAAGTTGTTGAGCTGGTGATCGTGGCTGATCACTCTGAG GTCCGGAGGTACCGGGACTTCCAGCACCTGCTGAACCGTACCTTGGAAGTGGCCCTCCTCTTGGACACA TTCTTCCGGCCTCTGAATGTCCGGGTGGCCCTAGTGGGCCTGGAGGCCTGGACCCAGCACGACCTGATAGAGATAAGTCAGGACCCAGGTCTCACACTAGACAGCTTCCTCCACTGGCGCCAGACAGACTTGCTGCCTCGGTTGCCCCACGACAGTGCCCAGCTGGTGAC CGCTACGTCATTCTCTGGGCCCATGGTGGGCATGGCCATTCAGAACTCCATCTGTTCTCCTGACTTCTCAGGAGGCGTGAACATG GACCACTCCACAAGCATCCTGGGAGTCGCTTCCTCCATAGCTCACGAGTTGGGCCacagcctgggcctgggccatGACTCACCTGGGAACAGCTGCCCCTGTCCAGGTCCAGCCCCAGCCAAGAGCTGCATCATGGAGGCTTCCACAGA CTTCCTGCCAGGCCTGAACTTCAGCAACTGCAGTCGACAGGCCCTGGAGAAAGCCCTCCTGGGCGGGATGGGCAGCTGCCTCTTTGAACGGCTGTCCGGTCTGCCCTCTATGGCCAGTGTCTGCGGAAATATGTTGGTGGAGCCCGGAGAGCAGTGTGACTGCGGCTTCCCTGAT GACTGCACTGATCCCTGCTGCGATTACTTCACCTGCCAGCTGAGGCCAGGGGCACAGTGCGCGTCTGACGGACTCTGTTGTCAAAATTGCCAG CTGCGCCCAGCTGGCTGGCAGTGCCGCCCTCCCAGAGGTGACTGTGACTTGCCTGAGTTCTGCCCAGGAGACAGCTCCCAGTGCCCCCCTGACATCAGCCTGGGGGACGGCGAGCCATGCGCTGGTGGAGAGGCTGTGTGCGTGCACGGGCATTGCGCCTCGTATGCCCAGCAGTGCCAGGCTCTctgggggcctggggcccagCCTGCCCCGCCGCCTTGCGTCCTTACTGCCAATACACGTGGGAACGCCTTCGGGAACTGTGGGCGAAGTCCTGGTGGCAGCTACGTGTCCTGTGCCGCTAA AGATGCCATGTGTGGGCAGCTTCAGTGCCAGGTGGGGAGGGCCCAGCCTCTGCTGGGCTCAGCCCGGGATCTGCACTGGGAGGTACTGGAAGCCAATGGGACCCAGCTCAAGTTGAACTGCAGCCGGGTACACCTGGACCTGGGCAACGACGTGGCTCAGCCCCTCCTGAGTTTGCCTGGTACAGCCTGTGGCCCTGGCCTG GTGTGCCTCGACCACCGATGCCAGCCCGTGGAAATCCTAGGAGCCCAGGAATGTCGAAGcaaatgccatgggcatggg GTCTGCAACAGCAACAGACAGTGCCACTGTGAGGAGGGCTGGGCACCCCCGGACTGCATCACCCACATCAGAG CCACCAGCTCCCTGACCACAGGACTGCCCCTCAGCCTCCTGTTGTTGCTAGTCCTGGTACTGCTTGGTGCCAGCTACTGGCACCGTGCCCGCCTGCGCCAGCGACTCTGCCAGCTCAAGGGACCCAGCTGCCAATACAG GGCAGCCCAGTCGGGTCCCCCGGAACGCCCAGGACCCCCACAGAGGGCCCCTCTGATGCCAGGTGCCAAG GCTGAGAAGCAGAGTCCAGCCTGGACTGGGGAGGGGCAGTCACCTAGAAGAGGGAGTGTTGAGCTCTCTGAGCTGGCCAAGCCGGTGGCTTTGAAAG GCTAG
- the ADAM15 gene encoding disintegrin and metalloproteinase domain-containing protein 15 isoform X8 — MRLALLWALGLLGAGSPLPSRPLPDIGGTEEEQMRPEEALNGPLEPQILQDNLTLSLAEVLPTGLPEALRIKLELDGESHILELLQTRELVSGRPTLVWYQPDGTRVVSEGHTLENCCYQGRVQGHTDSWVSVCTCSGLRGLVILSPERSYALEQRPGGLQGPPVISRIQDLLLPGHTCALSWPAPVPIQAPPEHPTGQHHIRRWRRDVVTETKVVELVIVADHSEVRRYRDFQHLLNRTLEVALLLDTFFRPLNVRVALVGLEAWTQHDLIEISQDPGLTLDSFLHWRQTDLLPRLPHDSAQLVTATSFSGPMVGMAIQNSICSPDFSGGVNMDHSTSILGVASSIAHELGHSLGLGHDSPGNSCPCPGPAPAKSCIMEASTDFLPGLNFSNCSRQALEKALLGGMGSCLFERLSGLPSMASVCGNMLVEPGEQCDCGFPDDCTDPCCDYFTCQLRPGAQCASDGLCCQNCQLRPAGWQCRPPRGDCDLPEFCPGDSSQCPPDISLGDGEPCAGGEAVCVHGHCASYAQQCQALWGPGAQPAPPPCVLTANTRGNAFGNCGRSPGGSYVSCAAKDAMCGQLQCQVGRAQPLLGSARDLHWEVLEANGTQLKLNCSRVHLDLGNDVAQPLLSLPGTACGPGLVCLDHRCQPVEILGAQECRSKCHGHGVCNSNRQCHCEEGWAPPDCITHIRATSSLTTGLPLSLLLLLVLVLLGASYWHRARLRQRLCQLKGPSCQYRAAQSGPPERPGPPQRAPLMPGAKAEKQSPAWTGEGQSPRRGSVELSELAKPVALKEGLVEGPCSEPSGSDDRTVCGGSLHVHATTCHPLCMQLNNCMHSPHYP, encoded by the exons GTGGCACTGAGGAGGAGCAGATGAGGCCAGAGGAGGCCCTGAATGGGCCTTTGGAGCCCCAGATCCTTCAGGACAACCTCACCCTCAGCCTAGCAGAGGTGCTTCCG ACCGGTCTGCCTGAGGCTTTGCGGATCAAGTTGGAATTGGATGGTGAGAGTCATATCCTGGAGCTGCTACAGACTAG GGAACTTGTCTCAGGCCGCCCGACCCTGGTGTGGTACCAGCCTGATGGCACCCGGGTGGTCAGTGAGGGACACACTCTG GAGAATTGCTGCTACCAGGGAAGAGTGCAAGGCCACACCGATTCCTGGGTCTCTGTCTGCACCTGCTCCGGGCTCAG GGGCTTGGTGATTCTGTCCCCAGAGAGAAGCTACGCCCTGGAGCAGAGGCCCGGGGGTCTTCAGGGTCCTCCTGTGATCTCCCGGATCCAAGACCTCCTCCTGCCAGGCCACACTTGTGCCCTGAGCTGGCCTGCCCCTGTGCCCATTCAGGCACCACCAGAGCACCCCACGGGACAGCATCACATTCGCAGG TGGAGGCGGGACGTGGTGACAGAGACCAAAGTTGTTGAGCTGGTGATCGTGGCTGATCACTCTGAG GTCCGGAGGTACCGGGACTTCCAGCACCTGCTGAACCGTACCTTGGAAGTGGCCCTCCTCTTGGACACA TTCTTCCGGCCTCTGAATGTCCGGGTGGCCCTAGTGGGCCTGGAGGCCTGGACCCAGCACGACCTGATAGAGATAAGTCAGGACCCAGGTCTCACACTAGACAGCTTCCTCCACTGGCGCCAGACAGACTTGCTGCCTCGGTTGCCCCACGACAGTGCCCAGCTGGTGAC CGCTACGTCATTCTCTGGGCCCATGGTGGGCATGGCCATTCAGAACTCCATCTGTTCTCCTGACTTCTCAGGAGGCGTGAACATG GACCACTCCACAAGCATCCTGGGAGTCGCTTCCTCCATAGCTCACGAGTTGGGCCacagcctgggcctgggccatGACTCACCTGGGAACAGCTGCCCCTGTCCAGGTCCAGCCCCAGCCAAGAGCTGCATCATGGAGGCTTCCACAGA CTTCCTGCCAGGCCTGAACTTCAGCAACTGCAGTCGACAGGCCCTGGAGAAAGCCCTCCTGGGCGGGATGGGCAGCTGCCTCTTTGAACGGCTGTCCGGTCTGCCCTCTATGGCCAGTGTCTGCGGAAATATGTTGGTGGAGCCCGGAGAGCAGTGTGACTGCGGCTTCCCTGAT GACTGCACTGATCCCTGCTGCGATTACTTCACCTGCCAGCTGAGGCCAGGGGCACAGTGCGCGTCTGACGGACTCTGTTGTCAAAATTGCCAG CTGCGCCCAGCTGGCTGGCAGTGCCGCCCTCCCAGAGGTGACTGTGACTTGCCTGAGTTCTGCCCAGGAGACAGCTCCCAGTGCCCCCCTGACATCAGCCTGGGGGACGGCGAGCCATGCGCTGGTGGAGAGGCTGTGTGCGTGCACGGGCATTGCGCCTCGTATGCCCAGCAGTGCCAGGCTCTctgggggcctggggcccagCCTGCCCCGCCGCCTTGCGTCCTTACTGCCAATACACGTGGGAACGCCTTCGGGAACTGTGGGCGAAGTCCTGGTGGCAGCTACGTGTCCTGTGCCGCTAA AGATGCCATGTGTGGGCAGCTTCAGTGCCAGGTGGGGAGGGCCCAGCCTCTGCTGGGCTCAGCCCGGGATCTGCACTGGGAGGTACTGGAAGCCAATGGGACCCAGCTCAAGTTGAACTGCAGCCGGGTACACCTGGACCTGGGCAACGACGTGGCTCAGCCCCTCCTGAGTTTGCCTGGTACAGCCTGTGGCCCTGGCCTG GTGTGCCTCGACCACCGATGCCAGCCCGTGGAAATCCTAGGAGCCCAGGAATGTCGAAGcaaatgccatgggcatggg GTCTGCAACAGCAACAGACAGTGCCACTGTGAGGAGGGCTGGGCACCCCCGGACTGCATCACCCACATCAGAG CCACCAGCTCCCTGACCACAGGACTGCCCCTCAGCCTCCTGTTGTTGCTAGTCCTGGTACTGCTTGGTGCCAGCTACTGGCACCGTGCCCGCCTGCGCCAGCGACTCTGCCAGCTCAAGGGACCCAGCTGCCAATACAG GGCAGCCCAGTCGGGTCCCCCGGAACGCCCAGGACCCCCACAGAGGGCCCCTCTGATGCCAGGTGCCAAG GCTGAGAAGCAGAGTCCAGCCTGGACTGGGGAGGGGCAGTCACCTAGAAGAGGGAGTGTTGAGCTCTCTGAGCTGGCCAAGCCGGTGGCTTTGAAAG AAGGGCTGGTTGAGGGCCCCTGCTCTGAGCCCTCTGGATCTGATGACAGGACTGTGTGCGGAGGTAGTCTGCATGTCCATGCCACCACGTGTCACCCCCTCTGCATGCAACTGAATAACTGCATGCACAGCCCCCACTACCCCTAG